One Mycobacteroides salmoniphilum DNA segment encodes these proteins:
- a CDS encoding ferritin-like domain-containing protein, protein MSVLNVPRVHFAGVAVTRLPTGPRSGLLDLATNRPLTVDGPFPLDRPAREYDELLEAAGSRFDQSGALTAGGPFHTVKGWNFGGNGHFWIDAKVVSCESVAGVVDTDDLLVGRAVDFWGHYCEYTASTANRARVFDVDPSSNWTTTLMIGQLALGRMGRSHDVGYLLTGDVNGYCPPRWQNSHHVNEVGDHPLAQWFRRSTLFQFAIGRDDGLQWLQGAGASPGLAALRDLIDSDAADGLVVQFALTGMAAPVAADSPDRWGLRGTIGPWRTTELRTYPAGRLLTPRSKNTVGEDALPHMASVQVADSEVAMNLVTAIPAVRRGVQDGHTPAGCVDQMTDMGDLELQTTTGEVIAVVPRSAYLDNSYHLTSGILTVPRLDKRQGNPAAALRLIASGRVLLEETETVVQSDEASLFLEHPNSRTGEDFAVDVSVRSYFRGEPAAVRGIRIRQFFNPRALPLDTVAQAPGALPEDVMIVALRGADTAEYATDAIMSTDARGHGVITVKGMRAGTTRVLLQPEGSPSPEAESACGAYDNDDQLRYWPAAGSISLRVLPDRWYLDELHDSAISFDLLYQEVFAYYELLYSFMRTDVLSLADEFKVEPYARLIWHVSDPVHRDRTYFMPSTRDISAPQLRLLHRYFLACEARRQVPPMPTRHRPPLEAITTRSELHVALDQALSIELAVMIQYLYAAYSIPTHDAAKCYVKNGIWTERQSSLACGSGPETLDNGYRGLLMNVAREEMIHFLAINNIRMALGLPFQVPRLDFGRLNGRLWTPLEFSLEPFGLAAVERFVELERPHELVPGLVDDRPTSQRPYRYGSLSELYAAIRAGIQRVPDALVAKKYQGGGGHHLFMRESVNAIHPDYQLEVDDVASAIFAIDFVTEHGEGGKIALPNTDEESHFETFLRISGSLVDERVNTSRGERIPWDPAYPVLRNPTLHTADAARCHVTNAPARDAMTAFNRSYQLAAQLMVQHFGYCPAGNLRRSPLMNWALDIMVTVLRPLGELIVTLPSGLAGRTAGPSFELEREPRYIPRPEIAMECMAREADEIATLARRCPGSTVAVPDVLTFLGEQFRAFAKEQH, encoded by the coding sequence ATGAGCGTGCTGAACGTGCCGAGAGTACATTTCGCAGGTGTCGCAGTAACGCGCCTGCCGACCGGGCCGCGTAGCGGGCTGCTGGACCTCGCTACCAACCGACCGCTCACCGTTGACGGTCCTTTTCCGCTTGACCGGCCAGCTCGAGAATACGATGAATTGCTGGAAGCCGCTGGGAGTCGTTTCGATCAGTCGGGCGCGTTGACGGCCGGTGGTCCTTTCCACACCGTGAAGGGATGGAATTTCGGTGGGAATGGGCACTTTTGGATCGACGCAAAGGTGGTCTCTTGCGAGTCAGTGGCGGGAGTGGTCGATACGGATGACTTGCTCGTCGGACGAGCCGTGGACTTCTGGGGGCACTACTGTGAGTACACGGCGAGCACTGCCAATCGCGCAAGGGTTTTTGATGTAGACCCTTCGTCAAACTGGACCACAACACTGATGATTGGCCAGTTGGCCCTTGGGCGCATGGGCCGCTCCCATGATGTTGGTTACCTGTTGACCGGTGATGTCAATGGGTACTGCCCTCCGCGCTGGCAAAACTCCCATCATGTCAATGAAGTCGGAGATCATCCACTCGCGCAGTGGTTCCGACGCTCGACGTTGTTCCAGTTCGCGATAGGCCGAGACGACGGTCTGCAATGGCTGCAAGGCGCTGGGGCCTCGCCGGGCCTTGCGGCGCTGCGTGACCTGATCGATTCTGATGCGGCAGATGGACTCGTGGTCCAGTTCGCGTTGACGGGAATGGCGGCCCCGGTCGCCGCCGACTCCCCCGATCGGTGGGGGCTGCGCGGAACAATAGGTCCCTGGCGGACGACGGAATTGCGCACCTACCCTGCTGGCCGATTGCTCACTCCACGATCGAAAAATACTGTCGGCGAAGATGCTTTGCCACATATGGCGAGCGTGCAGGTGGCGGACTCAGAGGTAGCGATGAACTTGGTTACCGCGATTCCCGCTGTACGGCGAGGGGTGCAAGACGGTCACACGCCCGCCGGCTGCGTGGACCAAATGACCGATATGGGGGATTTGGAACTACAGACGACCACAGGTGAAGTCATCGCCGTGGTGCCACGAAGCGCGTATCTCGACAACAGCTATCACCTGACTTCTGGCATTCTCACAGTACCGAGGCTTGATAAGCGCCAGGGGAATCCGGCCGCTGCTTTGCGCCTCATCGCATCAGGCCGGGTCCTGCTGGAAGAGACTGAAACGGTGGTGCAGTCTGATGAGGCGAGCTTGTTCCTCGAACATCCGAACTCACGAACTGGTGAGGACTTCGCCGTCGACGTCTCTGTGCGTTCGTATTTCAGGGGGGAGCCTGCTGCCGTCCGGGGGATACGCATCCGCCAATTCTTCAACCCACGAGCATTGCCACTGGATACGGTCGCGCAAGCGCCGGGAGCACTTCCTGAAGACGTGATGATCGTGGCCCTACGTGGGGCAGACACGGCCGAGTACGCGACGGATGCCATCATGAGCACAGATGCCCGCGGGCACGGGGTTATCACGGTGAAAGGCATGCGCGCCGGCACCACCCGGGTGCTGCTGCAGCCCGAAGGATCGCCATCGCCTGAGGCGGAGAGTGCTTGCGGTGCATACGATAACGATGACCAACTGCGGTATTGGCCCGCCGCGGGAAGTATTTCATTACGGGTACTCCCGGATCGGTGGTACCTCGACGAATTGCACGATAGCGCCATCAGTTTTGACCTCCTGTACCAAGAGGTGTTCGCCTATTACGAGCTGTTGTACTCGTTCATGCGGACGGACGTATTGAGCCTTGCCGATGAGTTCAAGGTGGAGCCGTACGCACGGCTGATCTGGCATGTCAGCGATCCGGTGCACCGCGACAGAACGTACTTCATGCCGTCGACTCGCGACATAAGTGCGCCCCAACTCCGTTTGTTGCACAGGTATTTCCTCGCATGTGAAGCACGGCGACAGGTCCCGCCCATGCCTACTCGGCACCGCCCGCCGCTCGAGGCGATCACTACACGTAGCGAGCTGCATGTCGCCCTGGATCAGGCGCTGTCGATCGAACTGGCAGTGATGATCCAGTACCTCTACGCGGCCTACTCGATCCCGACTCACGACGCTGCGAAATGCTATGTAAAAAATGGGATTTGGACAGAGCGGCAGTCCTCTCTGGCGTGTGGCTCCGGGCCGGAGACACTGGACAATGGATACCGAGGACTCCTCATGAATGTGGCAAGAGAGGAGATGATTCACTTCCTCGCCATAAACAACATCCGAATGGCATTGGGGCTACCGTTTCAGGTACCGCGGTTGGACTTCGGGCGGCTCAACGGCAGACTCTGGACTCCACTCGAATTCTCCCTTGAACCATTTGGACTTGCTGCCGTAGAGCGGTTCGTGGAACTCGAACGACCTCACGAGCTGGTGCCCGGCCTGGTGGATGATCGACCCACATCGCAAAGGCCGTATCGATATGGCTCCTTGAGTGAGCTCTACGCCGCGATTCGAGCCGGGATTCAGCGAGTCCCGGATGCGTTGGTGGCCAAGAAGTATCAAGGCGGGGGAGGGCATCACCTGTTCATGCGCGAGTCCGTCAATGCTATCCACCCTGATTACCAGTTGGAAGTAGACGATGTCGCTAGTGCGATTTTTGCGATCGATTTCGTTACCGAACACGGAGAGGGCGGAAAGATCGCGTTGCCGAATACAGACGAAGAATCGCACTTCGAGACCTTCCTGAGGATTTCTGGATCCTTGGTCGACGAACGCGTGAATACCTCACGAGGAGAGCGTATTCCCTGGGACCCGGCGTATCCGGTTCTGCGCAACCCAACGCTGCATACTGCTGACGCCGCAAGGTGCCATGTCACCAATGCACCTGCACGGGACGCCATGACGGCGTTCAACCGTTCCTATCAGTTGGCCGCGCAGCTTATGGTGCAGCATTTTGGCTACTGTCCTGCGGGCAACTTGCGGCGATCTCCCTTGATGAATTGGGCTTTAGACATCATGGTTACCGTGCTGCGCCCATTGGGCGAGCTGATCGTCACCCTGCCGTCCGGGCTGGCGGGAAGGACCGCAGGGCCTTCGTTCGAGCTGGAAAGAGAGCCGCGGTACATTCCGCGTCCCGAAATTGCGATGGAGTGCATGGCCCGTGAAGCAGACGAGATCGCCACGCTAGCCCGCCGCTGCCCTGGATCAACTGTTGCGGTGCCGGACGTTCTGACCTTCTTGGGGGAACAGTTCCGGGCCTTCGCCAAGGAGCAACACTGA
- a CDS encoding flavin monoamine oxidase family protein, with protein sequence MSDVETAGLDRGWEVDKKPNPEEYARMTLAPSETHGKKGIVRSQGVTVIGAGVAGLVAAYELEQRGHHVELLEARPTVGGRLHTHSFSSDRKGPIAELGAMRIPARHCRTMKLVDQLGLSDRVRQFRTLFSDDSTYLATPDGHARVRDASPILVAKFLAESSLRQRYPDDAVLCASWLAASVNAIAPDRFRRGLGSDLNVELLDLLRRIDLAPFIVTRGGVERVDLNRFFANHPNFACGTRLQLFFADVVTETSSALFRLEGGIDQIALRLSAQLRGPIHRGSRVTGLHVVRDGVLVETHRGTATELIRRHCVLCTVPFSVLRRIRLSGMTADKMAVIRDMRYWAATKIALHCREAFWERDGISGGGSFTGGLVRQTYYPPVESDPRLGATLLASYTIGPDADLLAQIPREQRLAMVRAELCKIHPELSQPSMVCGRVMRAWGEDPLSMGAASVRWGKDSDTAEEERVLAAASQGALFFAGEHCSSVPAWIEGAVESGLEAVNQIDAYLQSIGVGAVARGGGREGGAA encoded by the coding sequence ATGAGTGATGTGGAGACTGCCGGCCTGGACAGAGGATGGGAAGTGGATAAGAAACCAAACCCCGAGGAGTATGCGCGGATGACATTGGCGCCGAGTGAAACACATGGGAAGAAGGGAATCGTCCGGTCACAGGGTGTCACTGTTATTGGCGCTGGTGTCGCCGGACTTGTCGCGGCGTATGAGCTGGAACAGCGTGGCCATCATGTCGAGCTTCTCGAGGCGCGTCCGACTGTGGGCGGGCGCTTACACACGCATAGTTTCTCGTCGGATCGAAAGGGGCCAATCGCCGAACTTGGTGCGATGCGGATCCCGGCCCGGCACTGCCGAACAATGAAATTGGTCGATCAGCTTGGGCTGTCCGATCGGGTACGGCAATTCCGGACCCTGTTCTCCGATGATTCCACGTACCTCGCGACGCCCGATGGTCACGCACGAGTGCGAGACGCATCACCAATACTGGTAGCTAAATTTCTTGCGGAAAGCTCTCTAAGACAGCGTTATCCAGATGATGCGGTGTTGTGCGCGTCTTGGCTGGCCGCAAGTGTCAACGCCATTGCGCCTGATAGGTTCCGCCGTGGTCTTGGCTCGGATCTCAATGTCGAGCTGCTCGATCTACTGCGCCGCATCGATCTGGCGCCGTTCATCGTCACACGAGGTGGCGTAGAACGTGTTGATCTCAACCGATTCTTCGCCAACCATCCGAACTTCGCATGTGGAACCAGGCTCCAGCTTTTCTTCGCCGACGTCGTCACCGAAACATCATCGGCATTGTTCCGCCTGGAAGGTGGAATCGATCAGATCGCCCTCCGCTTGTCGGCGCAGTTACGCGGTCCCATCCACCGGGGGAGCCGGGTCACCGGCCTGCATGTGGTGCGCGATGGAGTGCTTGTAGAGACACATCGCGGCACGGCGACCGAGTTGATCAGACGTCACTGCGTCCTGTGCACGGTGCCCTTCTCGGTTCTACGCAGAATTCGGTTGTCCGGCATGACCGCAGACAAGATGGCGGTGATCAGAGATATGCGTTACTGGGCAGCGACCAAGATCGCTCTGCATTGCCGTGAGGCCTTCTGGGAGCGCGACGGGATTAGCGGCGGCGGTTCGTTTACCGGCGGCCTGGTACGCCAGACCTACTACCCACCTGTCGAGAGCGATCCTCGTCTGGGTGCGACATTACTGGCCAGCTACACCATTGGCCCGGACGCAGACTTGCTGGCGCAAATTCCGAGGGAGCAACGCTTGGCAATGGTCCGTGCGGAACTCTGCAAGATCCATCCAGAGCTCAGTCAACCAAGCATGGTGTGCGGCAGGGTAATGCGGGCATGGGGTGAGGATCCGCTCAGCATGGGCGCGGCTTCGGTCAGGTGGGGCAAGGATTCAGATACGGCGGAGGAGGAGCGCGTGCTGGCGGCAGCGTCCCAGGGTGCGTTGTTCTTCGCCGGTGAGCACTGCTCGTCTGTCCCGGCCTGGATCGAGGGTGCGGTGGAGTCGGGCTTGGAAGCCGTGAACCAGATAGACGCCTACCTGCAGTCGATCGGCGTGGGAGCCGTGGCTCGTGGCGGCGGCCGCGAGGGGGGTGCGGCGTGA
- a CDS encoding class I SAM-dependent methyltransferase, translating into MTAGNPKDLMPDETPYFDDLAEMYESFTAVRDARTSPIRAWLVEHLPVGSRALDVGCGTGNNCVMLAEHYDDVVGVDVAQRMLDLAAVKESRVPIRYECRSALELSPDVDGLFDLVMSVNTVFHMGSAATVLPRLRELVAPGGRLLIVDVTRPDGEADTGAGYAYAFDNARIIYEASASAELAASALRMMLQPRWLEMRSVITPQTVSEFLRDYTAALPGVRITHDLIPTLIAAAWDAA; encoded by the coding sequence ATGACCGCTGGTAATCCCAAGGACTTGATGCCCGACGAAACGCCATACTTCGATGATCTCGCCGAGATGTACGAGAGTTTCACGGCAGTAAGGGACGCACGTACCAGTCCGATTCGTGCATGGCTTGTCGAGCATCTGCCCGTAGGCAGCCGCGCGCTCGACGTTGGTTGCGGTACCGGCAATAACTGCGTCATGCTGGCTGAACATTACGACGATGTGGTGGGTGTGGATGTCGCCCAGCGCATGCTCGATTTGGCGGCCGTCAAAGAGAGCCGGGTGCCGATCCGGTACGAATGCCGCAGCGCACTCGAGCTGTCCCCAGATGTTGATGGCCTGTTCGATCTAGTGATGTCGGTGAACACGGTGTTCCACATGGGGTCGGCGGCTACGGTGCTACCGCGATTGCGCGAACTCGTCGCGCCCGGTGGACGATTGTTGATTGTCGATGTCACACGTCCCGATGGCGAGGCGGACACCGGCGCCGGATACGCCTATGCCTTCGACAATGCTCGCATCATCTACGAGGCATCCGCCAGCGCAGAACTGGCGGCCTCTGCCCTGCGTATGATGCTTCAACCGCGGTGGCTGGAAATGAGATCAGTCATTACGCCGCAAACCGTTTCGGAGTTTCTCCGCGACTACACCGCTGCGCTACCCGGTGTGCGCATCACTCATGACTTGATACCCACTCTGATTGCGGCTGCCTGGGATGCGGCCTGA
- a CDS encoding cytochrome P450, translating to MSAGHETTTNLLGKAVLALGEDREALSLLRASEGVPTSAVEELVRFDGPVQSVTRWAYRDVSLAGNDIPRGTRVVAVLGAANRDPARFPDPDALRLDRGAGCGVGFGHGIHYCLGAALARAEIEIGLGLLLDVLGEFAVDTVEYPGDMVFHGPSSLMLCRY from the coding sequence ATGTCGGCAGGACACGAAACGACGACGAATCTACTCGGCAAGGCGGTCCTGGCTCTCGGCGAAGATCGGGAGGCGCTGAGCCTGCTGCGGGCTTCGGAGGGTGTTCCGACCTCAGCGGTCGAGGAGCTGGTTCGATTCGATGGACCGGTGCAGTCGGTGACTCGTTGGGCGTACCGCGACGTGTCCTTGGCAGGGAACGACATTCCCCGCGGCACTCGGGTGGTGGCGGTACTGGGTGCGGCCAATCGCGATCCCGCACGTTTTCCTGATCCGGATGCCCTGCGCCTCGATCGCGGCGCGGGGTGCGGTGTTGGGTTTGGGCACGGAATTCACTATTGCCTCGGTGCAGCACTTGCTCGCGCCGAGATTGAGATCGGCCTCGGTCTGTTGCTTGACGTACTCGGCGAGTTTGCCGTCGACACGGTGGAGTACCCAGGCGACATGGTCTTTCATGGCCCGTCGTCGCTAATGCTCTGCCGTTACTAG
- a CDS encoding FAD-dependent monooxygenase, translating into MTADAERSVDVLIVGGGPTGLAMGMELRSRGVDFVIVESGDGTVTHPRVSGIGPRSMELFRRWGVAEKIRKSGWPGDHSLDCAWVTKIGGHELFRVRRFTMDTRPDYQHTPEPDAICPQHWLAPLLYADLGIAPAGPILTRTRLDSFDQDDEGVFGRVTDLVTGVQSTIHARYMVACDGTSSYVRHACGISAPPLHRTQTFRNILFRAPKLGMQLGESAAGFYYLMMSSALRFPVRALDGRELYRLTVGLQGDREAMDDADALVRRAIAFSTPVEVLSDNEWHLVHRVAERFRHGRVFLVGDAAHTLSPSGGFGMNTGICGAADLGWKIAATLDGWAGPHLLDSYAVERRPVALRGVEEANHNLVRAMKRTVPDGLGDDSAHGEWLRARARDALADSGLAREFDAPDIHLGFRYENSPLVIPDSEVCPAVHSSSGVDDMRPSTRPGSRAPHAWLATGASTLDLFGKGFVLLCFAPSGRIRRLERAFADKRVPLTVVAERQRDIAELYAQRFVLVRPDGHVAWRGERPPVNPEELVERVRGVYSR; encoded by the coding sequence GTGACTGCGGATGCGGAACGTTCTGTCGATGTGTTGATCGTCGGTGGTGGGCCTACAGGACTGGCCATGGGGATGGAATTACGCTCGCGCGGTGTGGACTTCGTGATCGTTGAGTCTGGCGACGGTACGGTCACTCATCCGAGAGTGAGTGGCATTGGTCCGCGGTCGATGGAGTTGTTCCGCCGCTGGGGGGTCGCGGAGAAGATCCGCAAGTCCGGTTGGCCCGGCGACCATTCACTGGATTGCGCGTGGGTCACCAAGATCGGCGGCCATGAGTTGTTCCGGGTTCGTAGATTCACCATGGACACGCGACCGGACTACCAACACACGCCAGAACCGGATGCGATCTGTCCGCAGCATTGGCTGGCGCCATTGCTTTACGCCGACCTCGGCATCGCTCCCGCGGGTCCTATATTGACACGTACTCGGCTCGATAGCTTTGATCAGGACGACGAAGGTGTATTCGGCCGGGTCACTGACCTCGTGACGGGTGTGCAATCGACAATCCATGCGCGATACATGGTCGCGTGTGACGGCACTTCTTCATACGTCAGGCATGCGTGTGGTATCTCGGCGCCGCCGTTGCACCGCACACAGACTTTTCGCAACATTCTGTTCCGTGCGCCCAAGCTAGGCATGCAGCTGGGGGAGTCTGCTGCGGGTTTCTACTACCTGATGATGTCCTCCGCACTGAGATTCCCTGTGAGAGCGCTTGACGGTCGGGAGCTCTATCGGTTGACCGTTGGGCTCCAGGGTGACCGGGAGGCGATGGACGACGCTGACGCGTTGGTAAGGAGAGCAATTGCGTTTAGCACTCCGGTCGAGGTGTTGTCGGACAACGAGTGGCATTTGGTGCATCGCGTGGCCGAGAGATTCCGTCACGGCAGAGTGTTCTTGGTCGGTGATGCTGCACACACACTCTCGCCGTCTGGTGGTTTCGGCATGAACACCGGAATCTGTGGCGCCGCCGACCTTGGTTGGAAAATAGCCGCCACATTGGATGGATGGGCCGGGCCCCACCTACTCGATAGCTACGCCGTTGAGCGTAGGCCGGTCGCGCTCAGGGGAGTGGAGGAGGCCAACCACAATCTTGTCCGGGCAATGAAACGCACGGTTCCGGACGGGCTCGGGGATGACTCCGCACACGGTGAGTGGTTGCGTGCGCGTGCCCGGGACGCACTCGCTGACAGTGGGCTGGCCAGGGAATTTGACGCCCCCGATATCCATCTTGGTTTCAGATATGAGAACTCTCCGTTGGTGATTCCAGACTCGGAGGTGTGCCCTGCGGTGCATTCATCTTCCGGCGTAGACGACATGCGGCCCAGCACGCGACCCGGATCACGCGCTCCACACGCCTGGCTGGCGACGGGAGCCTCGACGCTGGATCTGTTTGGCAAGGGATTCGTATTGCTGTGTTTTGCGCCATCTGGTCGAATTCGGCGGCTGGAAAGGGCTTTCGCAGATAAGCGTGTCCCGTTGACGGTGGTCGCTGAGAGGCAGCGGGATATTGCCGAACTTTATGCGCAGCGGTTCGTTCTAGTCCGACCAGACGGTCACGTCGCCTGGCGCGGCGAGCGGCCTCCGGTGAATCCGGAGGAGCTTGTCGAACGAGTACGAGGCGTCTACTCGAGGTGA
- a CDS encoding FAD-dependent oxidoreductase, whose product METGYDCDVLVVGAGPSGLCTALLLAQHGVRVRVIDRKPGPVQQSRATIVHARTLEYFDRLGVAEHAVTCGLPITHVAIHENGRHVGELPLAGRGTAARTRFPYALALEQFATERLLVAALARHGTDVEWCCAVEDIAEMANGVHVGIQGPTGVGSISARWLVGADGASSTIRRLTGQEFHGETYTQKGLLADVDMEVDLGIKKMRLNLTRGGFVGVLPLASGHYRLFGVVPPDFHRGPEAEILSHDAYARLDDSDLRHWFESYFSVEAKLQTIVWAAMFRFHSRISKRFRVDHSFLVGDAAHIHNPAGGQGLNLAVGDAVNLGWKLAQVVKGEAPASLLETYETERRPIAAAVLARTDIGFKLETSTSPMALWMRTHVATRAIGLACRLPPVRKLFFDMFSQLWINYRTSTAIDRSDSPGRGPHPGDRAPYATLISPRGSARSVMALTHPPNYHALLIGAIDPCQAAHLRNLLTARYTAEVATHVLTENETEVCRAYRVTKNPKLVLVRPDGHIAAIVHPFNWDTLTYVLRHLDEALLRVDQDRGEH is encoded by the coding sequence ATGGAAACTGGCTATGATTGTGACGTTCTCGTCGTGGGGGCGGGTCCGAGTGGGCTATGCACCGCCTTGCTGCTCGCGCAGCACGGAGTGCGCGTGCGGGTCATTGATCGAAAGCCCGGGCCCGTGCAGCAATCTCGTGCGACCATTGTGCACGCCCGGACACTTGAGTACTTCGACCGTCTCGGAGTCGCCGAACACGCCGTTACCTGTGGCCTGCCGATAACTCATGTAGCCATTCACGAGAACGGCCGGCATGTGGGCGAGTTGCCGCTGGCCGGTAGAGGAACAGCGGCTCGGACCAGGTTTCCCTATGCACTCGCCCTAGAACAGTTCGCGACCGAGAGGCTTCTCGTCGCCGCGCTCGCTAGGCATGGCACAGACGTTGAATGGTGCTGTGCCGTAGAAGATATCGCCGAGATGGCTAACGGCGTGCATGTGGGCATTCAGGGCCCCACGGGTGTCGGCAGTATTTCTGCTCGCTGGCTCGTTGGCGCAGACGGGGCCAGCAGCACAATCCGGCGTCTTACCGGTCAGGAATTTCACGGCGAAACATACACACAGAAGGGGCTTCTCGCCGATGTCGACATGGAGGTTGACCTTGGTATCAAGAAGATGCGCCTGAACCTCACGCGTGGCGGATTCGTGGGGGTGCTTCCACTCGCGAGTGGGCACTACCGGCTTTTCGGTGTGGTACCGCCAGACTTTCACCGCGGGCCAGAAGCGGAGATCCTGTCACACGATGCCTATGCGCGACTCGACGACAGCGACCTGCGACACTGGTTCGAGTCCTACTTCTCGGTCGAAGCGAAGTTGCAGACTATCGTGTGGGCGGCCATGTTTCGATTTCACAGTCGCATCAGCAAGCGTTTCCGTGTCGACCACTCCTTTCTCGTTGGCGACGCCGCCCACATTCACAACCCTGCTGGAGGGCAAGGGCTCAATCTCGCAGTCGGCGACGCGGTGAACCTCGGATGGAAGCTCGCACAGGTTGTCAAGGGCGAGGCGCCGGCGTCGCTGCTGGAAACCTATGAAACCGAACGTCGTCCGATCGCCGCCGCCGTGTTGGCTCGCACTGATATCGGATTCAAGCTAGAGACATCAACCAGCCCCATGGCGTTGTGGATGCGAACGCACGTGGCAACTCGTGCAATCGGCCTTGCCTGCCGCCTGCCGCCGGTACGCAAGTTGTTCTTTGACATGTTCTCTCAGTTATGGATCAATTACCGGACTAGTACTGCCATCGATCGCTCGGACTCCCCCGGCCGTGGCCCTCACCCCGGCGATCGGGCACCCTATGCGACTCTCATCAGTCCCCGCGGCTCGGCCCGCAGCGTCATGGCGCTTACGCATCCACCGAACTATCACGCTCTCTTGATCGGAGCCATCGATCCATGCCAAGCTGCCCACCTGAGGAACCTCTTGACGGCTCGATACACCGCCGAAGTCGCGACGCATGTACTTACCGAAAACGAAACCGAGGTCTGCCGCGCATATCGGGTTACCAAGAACCCCAAGCTGGTCCTGGTGCGTCCAGACGGACATATCGCCGCCATCGTCCATCCATTCAACTGGGACACGCTCACGTATGTGCTACGGCATCTCGACGAGGCGCTGCTCCGCGTCGATCAAGACCGCGGCGAACACTAG